In Sphingobium sp. Z007, one DNA window encodes the following:
- a CDS encoding DUF952 domain-containing protein — translation MSDLFAYKVLTAEQYDQFKADGVFKGAPIDLTDGYIHMSTRDQAAETVAKHFAGQDRLVMLMIDLAPFGDAIRWEESRGGALFPHLYADLPISAVAGKVVLRVGDDGRHLFPAGF, via the coding sequence ATGAGCGACCTTTTCGCCTATAAGGTGCTGACTGCCGAGCAATATGACCAGTTCAAGGCCGACGGTGTGTTCAAGGGCGCGCCGATCGACCTGACGGACGGTTATATCCATATGTCGACCCGCGATCAGGCGGCCGAAACGGTGGCCAAGCATTTTGCCGGGCAGGATCGGCTGGTCATGCTGATGATCGATCTCGCGCCGTTCGGCGACGCGATCCGGTGGGAGGAATCGCGCGGCGGCGCGCTGTTCCCCCACCTCTATGCCGACCTGCCGATCAGCGCGGTTGCGGGCAAGGTGGTGCTACGCGTCGGCGACGATGGGCGACATCTGTTCCCGGCCGGGTTTTAA
- a CDS encoding glycosyltransferase gives MIWLWTALQALTLLGVVNYWRHLPKERKIEAPKGVVVILSVRDEWDGGANLIARLKAQSAPFRLLIATSGNCPAADLLAAREGDWVQVVAAGVAVDEGQKVHKLRAALRALRPDDRYLVFIDADIEPPVRLVGRLLFPLVRGKADIVTGYRLLLPERGAMAALVGAVEMQLATLPRSANATMPWGGAMALTREVANRLDLAAALAGRLSDDMTIGLAGWRAKLRLRPVRDLLVASPLEGRTADLLDFGVRQYRHIATNSIGMWALATGVVAVQAGAWAWALGWGGWVAVAIGYGAAWSRALVRRVIIGAVLEPAQAAKARRSLLWDMAAPFAVAWAHLAVQLAAATSNGICWGGWNYRVKGGRVIRMDRA, from the coding sequence ATGATATGGCTTTGGACCGCCCTTCAGGCGCTGACGCTTCTGGGGGTAGTAAATTATTGGCGGCACCTGCCAAAGGAGCGCAAGATCGAGGCACCTAAGGGGGTGGTCGTCATCCTGAGCGTTCGCGACGAGTGGGACGGCGGGGCCAATCTGATTGCCCGGTTAAAGGCGCAGAGCGCTCCGTTTCGGCTGTTGATTGCCACATCAGGCAATTGTCCGGCGGCCGACCTGCTGGCCGCGCGGGAAGGTGACTGGGTTCAGGTCGTTGCGGCCGGCGTGGCGGTGGATGAGGGGCAGAAGGTCCACAAGCTGCGCGCGGCGCTGCGGGCGCTGCGGCCGGACGATCGCTATCTCGTCTTCATCGACGCCGATATAGAACCGCCAGTGCGGCTGGTCGGGCGGCTGCTATTCCCGCTGGTGCGGGGCAAGGCCGATATCGTGACCGGCTATCGCCTGCTGCTGCCGGAGCGTGGGGCGATGGCGGCGCTGGTCGGCGCGGTCGAGATGCAGCTGGCGACACTGCCGCGGTCTGCCAACGCGACCATGCCATGGGGCGGGGCGATGGCCCTGACGCGGGAGGTCGCGAACCGGCTGGACCTTGCCGCGGCGCTGGCCGGTCGCCTGTCCGACGACATGACGATTGGCCTTGCAGGTTGGCGCGCGAAACTGCGGCTGCGGCCGGTGCGCGACCTGCTGGTTGCCAGCCCGTTGGAAGGGCGGACGGCCGATCTGCTGGATTTCGGCGTTCGCCAATATCGCCATATCGCCACCAACAGCATCGGCATGTGGGCGCTGGCGACCGGCGTGGTGGCGGTGCAGGCTGGGGCCTGGGCCTGGGCGCTGGGCTGGGGCGGATGGGTTGCAGTCGCGATCGGCTATGGCGCGGCATGGAGCCGGGCGCTGGTGCGGCGCGTGATCATCGGCGCGGTGCTGGAGCCGGCGCAGGCGGCCAAGGCACGGCGATCACTTCTGTGGGACATGGCGGCGCCGTTCGCCGTGGCATGGGCGCATCTGGCGGTGCAACTGGCGGCTGCTACATCGAACGGCATATGCTGGGGCGGCTGGAATTATCGGGTCAAGGGCGGCAGGGTGATACGCATGGATCGCGCTTAA
- a CDS encoding lysophospholipid acyltransferase family protein: protein MLSNPFLFFLMRLLPARLASWLGGWLSAHVARPRMKLRDARARTNLALLRPDLSEMEREAMLTRRWVNIGRTMGELANIDRLVNDAHVRVIDQPGYKAVLDGPGPMIAFTCHLGNWDLLAAYIKWSTDRPGLGVYEDPDDPKIAAQLKKARSSYMGEAIGGGGAARGVFKHLTQKDRATLYILADERRDRQVWFPTFGRQIEPSGNLSIALRLARKVGAKFLPFYLARTNGPHFDLHWRAPLDPATMNDAEIVTALDRFLGDACIAHADQWLGLHDMDLTLPGHGAGPRAYVP from the coding sequence ATGCTCTCCAACCCCTTTCTCTTCTTCCTGATGCGCTTGCTCCCCGCGCGGCTCGCATCCTGGCTTGGCGGCTGGCTGTCGGCGCATGTCGCCCGGCCGCGCATGAAGCTGCGCGACGCACGGGCGCGCACCAATCTCGCGCTGTTGCGCCCGGACCTGTCGGAAATGGAGCGTGAGGCGATGCTGACGCGGCGCTGGGTCAACATCGGGCGGACGATGGGCGAACTTGCCAATATCGACCGGCTGGTGAATGACGCCCATGTCCGCGTGATCGACCAGCCGGGCTATAAGGCGGTGTTGGACGGACCCGGCCCGATGATCGCCTTCACCTGCCACCTGGGCAATTGGGATTTGCTGGCCGCTTACATCAAATGGTCGACGGATCGGCCGGGCCTGGGCGTCTATGAAGATCCCGATGATCCCAAAATCGCCGCCCAACTCAAGAAAGCGCGCTCCAGCTATATGGGTGAGGCGATCGGCGGCGGCGGCGCGGCGCGCGGCGTGTTCAAGCATCTGACCCAGAAGGATCGGGCCACCCTTTATATATTGGCGGACGAGCGGCGGGACCGGCAGGTCTGGTTTCCGACTTTCGGCCGCCAAATAGAGCCGTCGGGCAATTTGTCGATTGCGTTACGTTTGGCGCGCAAGGTCGGGGCCAAATTCCTGCCTTTCTACCTTGCCCGCACTAACGGCCCGCATTTCGATCTGCACTGGCGCGCACCGCTCGATCCGGCGACGATGAACGATGCGGAGATCGTCACCGCGCTCGATCGCTTTCTGGGCGATGCCTGCATCGCCCATGCCGACCAGTGGCTGGGACTGCATGACATGGACCTGACCCTGCCGGGTCATGGGGCCGGGCCACGCGCCTATGTTCCCTAG
- a CDS encoding phosphoribosylanthranilate isomerase: MSRLAIKICGLSTPETVGAAVSGGASHIGFVHFAKSPRHVEPDQIKALAALAPAYVEKVAVVVDPTDEMLGELVGTGALTTLQLHGKESPQRAAAIRARFGLPVWKAIAVKTSADIDGATAYVGAVDRLLFDAKTPDGAALPGGMGLRFDWTLLRGLAIPAPWGLSGGLGIDNVVEAIRISGAPLIDVSSGVESAPGIKSVDKIMAFCKAVQPC, from the coding sequence ATGTCCCGACTCGCGATCAAGATATGCGGCCTGTCCACGCCCGAAACGGTGGGCGCGGCGGTCAGCGGCGGCGCGAGCCATATCGGCTTTGTCCATTTCGCCAAAAGCCCGCGCCATGTGGAGCCGGACCAGATCAAGGCGCTCGCCGCCCTTGCCCCCGCTTATGTCGAAAAGGTCGCCGTCGTCGTCGATCCGACCGACGAGATGCTGGGCGAACTGGTCGGCACGGGCGCGCTCACCACGCTGCAACTCCATGGCAAGGAAAGCCCGCAGCGCGCCGCCGCCATTCGCGCCCGCTTCGGCCTGCCGGTGTGGAAGGCGATCGCGGTCAAGACCAGCGCCGATATCGACGGTGCAACCGCCTATGTCGGCGCGGTCGATCGACTGCTGTTCGACGCCAAGACGCCCGACGGCGCGGCGCTGCCCGGCGGCATGGGGCTACGCTTCGACTGGACGCTGCTGCGTGGCCTGGCGATCCCGGCACCATGGGGGCTGTCGGGCGGGCTTGGAATCGACAATGTCGTGGAAGCGATCCGCATCAGCGGCGCGCCGCTGATCGACGTGTCTTCCGGCGTCGAAAGCGCGCCGGGCATCAAGAGTGTGGACAAGATCATGGCCTTCTGCAAAGCGGTGCAGCCATGTTGA
- the trpB gene encoding tryptophan synthase subunit beta, which produces MTDTISLPNSLRSQPDANGHFGAFGGRYVAETLMPLILELERVYKEAKADPAFDAEFAELLRSYVGRPNPLYYAVRLTEAVRAKAQPGKGAKIYLKREELNHTGAHKINNCIGQALLARRMGKKKVIAETGAGQHGVATATVAALFGMECKIFMGAKDVERQKPNVFRMKLLGAEVIPVHSGSATLKDSMNDALRYWVSNVHDTFYIIGTAAGPHPYPELVRDFQSIIGKETRAQMLEAEGRLPDMLIAPVGGGSNAIGLFHPFLDDPEVAMIGVEAAGEGLDKKHAASLAGGASGILHGNRTYLLQDEDGQITEAHSISAGLDYPGIGPEHSWLHEIGRVKYMPIKDDEALTSFQTLSKLEGIIPALESAHAVAAAEQIAPTLDADKIIVINLSGRGDKDIFTVAEALGAEM; this is translated from the coding sequence ATGACTGATACCATATCCTTGCCCAACAGCCTGCGATCGCAGCCCGACGCCAACGGCCATTTCGGTGCGTTCGGCGGCCGCTATGTCGCCGAAACGCTGATGCCGCTGATCCTGGAACTGGAGCGCGTCTATAAGGAGGCGAAGGCTGATCCCGCCTTCGACGCGGAGTTCGCCGAACTGCTGCGCTCCTATGTCGGCCGCCCCAATCCGCTTTATTATGCCGTGCGGCTGACCGAAGCGGTGCGCGCCAAGGCGCAGCCGGGCAAGGGAGCGAAAATCTACCTCAAGCGCGAAGAACTGAACCATACTGGCGCGCACAAGATCAATAATTGCATCGGCCAAGCGCTGCTCGCCCGGCGCATGGGCAAGAAGAAGGTCATCGCCGAAACCGGCGCGGGCCAGCATGGCGTCGCCACCGCGACCGTCGCCGCGCTGTTCGGCATGGAATGCAAAATCTTCATGGGTGCCAAGGATGTCGAGCGGCAGAAGCCCAACGTGTTCCGCATGAAGCTGCTGGGCGCAGAGGTAATCCCGGTCCATTCGGGGTCCGCGACGCTTAAGGATTCGATGAACGACGCGCTGCGTTATTGGGTGTCGAACGTGCATGACACATTCTACATCATCGGCACGGCGGCGGGTCCGCACCCCTATCCTGAGTTGGTCCGCGATTTCCAGTCGATCATCGGCAAGGAAACCCGCGCACAGATGCTGGAGGCCGAAGGCCGCCTGCCCGACATGCTGATCGCGCCGGTCGGCGGCGGCTCCAACGCCATTGGCCTGTTCCACCCCTTCCTGGACGACCCGGAAGTCGCGATGATCGGCGTGGAAGCCGCGGGTGAAGGGCTGGACAAGAAGCATGCCGCATCGCTGGCCGGCGGCGCGTCGGGCATCCTGCACGGCAACCGCACCTATCTGTTGCAGGATGAGGACGGCCAGATCACCGAAGCGCACAGCATTTCCGCTGGCCTCGACTATCCGGGCATCGGCCCCGAACATAGCTGGCTGCACGAGATCGGCCGCGTGAAATATATGCCGATCAAGGACGACGAAGCGCTGACCAGTTTCCAGACGCTCAGCAAGCTGGAGGGGATCATCCCCGCGCTCGAATCCGCCCATGCGGTGGCCGCGGCCGAACAGATCGCGCCGACGCTGGACGCGGACAAGATCATCGTCATCAACCTGTCGGGCCGGGGTGACAAGGATATCTTTACCGTGGCCGAAGCGTTGGGAGCGGAAATGTGA
- the trpA gene encoding tryptophan synthase subunit alpha produces MSGDRLSTRFATCKAQGRAALITFVTAGDPDVAATPAILDALVAGGADIIELGMPFTDPMADGPAIELANLRSLGSGTKTKHIFALAADFRARHPDTPLILMGYANPMLIRGGDWFADQCKAAGVDGVICVDAPPEEDAEIGPALRAAGVHLVRLATPTTDAARLPTVLNGASGFLYYVSVAGITGKQSAAQASIEIAVAKLKAATDLPVAVGFGVRGPEQAAAIGRIANGVVVGSAIVDIVGSHGDAAAPFVQKFVATLREALHIRETAA; encoded by the coding sequence ATGTCTGGGGATCGCCTCTCCACCCGCTTCGCCACCTGCAAGGCGCAGGGCCGGGCTGCTCTCATTACCTTCGTGACCGCCGGCGACCCTGACGTCGCTGCGACGCCCGCCATTCTCGACGCATTGGTCGCGGGCGGCGCAGACATTATCGAACTGGGTATGCCCTTTACCGATCCGATGGCCGATGGCCCGGCGATCGAACTGGCGAACCTGCGCAGTCTGGGGTCGGGCACGAAGACCAAGCATATCTTCGCCCTTGCCGCCGATTTCCGCGCGCGTCACCCCGACACGCCGCTGATCCTGATGGGCTATGCCAATCCGATGCTGATCCGCGGCGGTGACTGGTTCGCCGACCAGTGCAAGGCCGCCGGCGTCGATGGCGTGATCTGCGTCGACGCGCCGCCAGAGGAAGATGCCGAGATCGGCCCGGCCCTGCGCGCGGCTGGTGTCCATCTTGTTCGCCTGGCCACCCCCACGACCGATGCGGCGCGCTTACCGACCGTGTTGAATGGCGCCAGCGGCTTCCTTTATTATGTCTCGGTCGCAGGCATCACCGGCAAACAGTCGGCAGCCCAGGCATCGATCGAAATCGCGGTCGCAAAGCTGAAGGCCGCCACCGACCTGCCGGTCGCGGTGGGCTTTGGCGTGCGCGGGCCGGAACAGGCGGCCGCCATCGGCCGAATCGCCAATGGCGTGGTGGTAGGGTCCGCCATTGTCGATATCGTCGGGTCGCATGGCGATGCCGCCGCCCCCTTCGTCCAGAAATTCGTCGCCACGCTGCGCGAAGCCCTTCACATTCGGGAGACAGCCGCATGA
- the accD gene encoding acetyl-CoA carboxylase, carboxyltransferase subunit beta, translating into MSWINRVRNALPFTKKESTAETLWHKCPSCNEMIFIKEWEENLSVCPRCNHHGRIGPSERFEQILDAGFILLPTPQVQEDPLKFRDSKRYPDRIKAARAATGDQDALINARGAIDDVPLVMGVQNFAFMGGSMGMGVGAAFIQGVNDAIAHKCPYVIFTAAGGARMQEGILSLMQMPRATVAIQKLHAAGLPYIVVLTDPTTGGVTASYAMLGDIQISEPNALIGFAGQRVIESTIREKLPEGFQRAEYLLDHGMIDMVVHRSELRDTLARVIGYLTPRAAD; encoded by the coding sequence ATGAGCTGGATCAACCGCGTTCGTAACGCCCTGCCCTTCACCAAGAAGGAAAGCACCGCCGAAACGCTGTGGCACAAATGCCCGTCCTGCAACGAGATGATCTTCATCAAGGAATGGGAAGAAAATCTGTCGGTCTGCCCGCGTTGCAACCATCATGGCCGCATCGGCCCGTCGGAGCGGTTCGAGCAGATATTGGACGCCGGCTTCATCCTGTTGCCGACGCCGCAGGTTCAGGAAGACCCGCTCAAGTTCCGGGATTCCAAGCGCTATCCCGACAGGATCAAAGCCGCCCGCGCCGCGACCGGGGACCAGGACGCCCTCATCAACGCGCGCGGCGCGATCGACGATGTGCCGCTGGTGATGGGCGTGCAGAATTTCGCTTTCATGGGCGGTTCCATGGGCATGGGCGTGGGTGCGGCCTTCATCCAGGGCGTCAACGACGCGATCGCCCATAAATGCCCCTATGTCATCTTCACCGCCGCCGGCGGCGCGCGGATGCAGGAGGGCATATTGTCACTGATGCAGATGCCGCGCGCGACCGTGGCGATCCAGAAACTGCACGCGGCGGGCCTGCCCTATATCGTCGTGCTGACCGATCCGACCACCGGGGGCGTGACGGCCAGCTACGCCATGCTGGGCGATATCCAGATTTCGGAACCCAATGCGCTGATCGGTTTTGCCGGGCAGCGGGTGATCGAAAGCACGATCCGCGAAAAACTGCCCGAAGGGTTCCAGCGCGCCGAATATCTGCTGGACCATGGCATGATCGACATGGTCGTCCATCGCAGCGAATTGCGCGATACGCTGGCGCGTGTCATCGGCTATCTGACGCCGCGCGCGGCGGATTGA
- a CDS encoding folylpolyglutamate synthase/dihydrofolate synthase family protein — protein MADHAVSDDAQVQAQLDRLWSLSPGADILGLERITALLERLSDPHRALPPVFHVAGTNGKGSTCAFLRAAMEADGKTVHVFTSPHLVRFNERIRVSGQLISDALLARYLERVLDIAEGVNASFFEVTTAAAFLAFAEHPADACIIEVGLGGRLDATNVIVDPAVCGIAQLGIDHQAFLGDTLAQIAAEKAGIAKAGAALVTQRYAELLFPVMMDAAARASTRWIRQGDGWDVAIYRDRMHYRDEQGRLETPLPRLAGAHQVQNAGLAFAMLRHQNAMPLSEAALKAAPLWAHWPARLQRLDRGPLLNALPQDATAWLDGGHNAGAGEAIGAFFTADRLEGHKLQLVIGMLANKDVDAFLAPFAGKIAHIHALPVPGHEHHPAERFAAIAAQWGIDFTAHDDARQAIAAIATQSAASGDLAPKLLIGGSLYLAGEILRLNAQLPD, from the coding sequence ATGGCCGACCATGCGGTTTCGGACGATGCACAGGTGCAGGCGCAGCTTGACCGACTCTGGTCGTTGTCGCCGGGCGCGGACATATTAGGGCTGGAGCGGATCACCGCGCTGCTGGAGCGGCTCAGCGATCCGCATCGCGCGCTGCCCCCCGTTTTCCATGTCGCGGGCACCAATGGCAAGGGGTCGACCTGCGCCTTCCTGCGCGCGGCAATGGAAGCGGACGGCAAAACCGTCCATGTCTTCACCTCGCCCCATCTGGTGCGCTTCAACGAACGTATCCGCGTGTCGGGCCAGCTGATTTCCGACGCGCTGCTCGCCCGCTATCTGGAACGCGTCCTTGATATCGCAGAGGGCGTGAACGCCAGCTTCTTCGAGGTGACGACAGCCGCCGCCTTCCTCGCCTTTGCCGAACATCCGGCCGACGCCTGCATCATCGAAGTGGGCCTGGGCGGACGGCTCGACGCGACCAATGTCATCGTCGACCCGGCGGTGTGCGGCATCGCCCAGCTCGGCATCGACCATCAGGCCTTTCTGGGCGATACACTGGCGCAAATCGCCGCGGAAAAAGCGGGCATCGCCAAGGCGGGGGCTGCACTGGTGACGCAACGCTACGCCGAATTGCTCTTCCCGGTGATGATGGACGCCGCCGCCCGCGCGTCCACCCGCTGGATCCGACAGGGCGATGGCTGGGACGTCGCCATCTATCGCGACCGGATGCATTATCGCGACGAGCAGGGTCGGCTGGAAACCCCGCTGCCGCGCCTGGCCGGGGCGCATCAGGTGCAGAATGCCGGCCTCGCCTTCGCCATGCTACGCCATCAAAATGCAATGCCTTTATCCGAAGCCGCGCTCAAGGCCGCGCCGCTCTGGGCGCATTGGCCGGCGCGGTTGCAACGGCTGGACCGGGGACCCTTGCTGAACGCCCTCCCGCAAGACGCAACCGCCTGGCTCGATGGCGGGCATAATGCCGGCGCGGGCGAGGCGATCGGCGCTTTCTTCACCGCCGACCGGCTGGAGGGACATAAGCTCCAGCTCGTGATCGGCATGTTGGCGAACAAGGACGTGGATGCCTTCCTCGCGCCCTTCGCGGGCAAGATCGCGCATATCCACGCCCTGCCGGTGCCGGGCCATGAGCATCATCCGGCTGAGCGCTTCGCGGCCATCGCCGCTCAGTGGGGCATCGATTTCACGGCCCATGATGATGCGCGCCAGGCGATCGCGGCGATTGCCACGCAGTCCGCGGCCTCCGGCGATCTCGCGCCCAAGCTGCTGATCGGCGGTTCGCTTTATCTTGCGGGCGAAATTTTGCGATTGAACGCGCAATTACCCGACTGA
- a CDS encoding DUF6628 family protein — protein MAYGESSPLDLPRPIPGGYGNRLFLFVMRRMATAGVNDAHAANAMLGAFGRSYRRPLVLMRAMMLELARASSRKILVAPCCCARMTADEALMMQATGDALRDPNAAYEQVSELLGNDHALGALTCLQAVAQAHSDLGRPLDLYAAG, from the coding sequence ATGGCTTATGGAGAGTCCTCCCCCCTCGACCTGCCCCGGCCCATTCCGGGCGGCTATGGCAACCGCCTGTTCCTGTTCGTGATGCGCCGGATGGCGACCGCAGGGGTCAATGACGCCCATGCCGCCAATGCGATGCTGGGCGCGTTCGGCCGCAGTTATCGCCGCCCGCTGGTGCTGATGCGCGCGATGATGCTGGAACTGGCGCGGGCGTCGAGCCGCAAGATACTGGTCGCGCCCTGCTGTTGCGCGCGCATGACCGCGGACGAAGCGCTGATGATGCAGGCGACGGGCGACGCGCTGCGCGATCCCAACGCCGCCTATGAACAGGTGAGCGAATTGCTGGGCAACGATCATGCGCTGGGCGCGCTCACCTGCCTGCAGGCGGTGGCGCAGGCGCATAGCGACCTGGGGCGGCCGCTGGATCTTTACGCGGCGGGCTGA
- a CDS encoding MFS transporter, with translation MTDAIEGRSRWLDAVKPYVEKGPLAAFFLGVSSGFPYAMIGATLTTRLAQDGIDKKAVTAFTLAFLVYNLKWLWAWVVDGVRLPVIGRLGQRVSWLLLAGVLVMAAVANLALVDPTSSLLQTAYAAILVGAAGATYDIVIDAYRIETLKPEQLGVGSGMSQYGWRIGSVAAGSLALILAARIGWQGAYLACAAFALPAMLTGLVLGEPERHRDPVVRRGMGEVMASITGPLLEFFRRKGAFLVLLFILLHKIGDTLANLTFRLLFDDMGYSNDEIVIYDVGIGFWAYLIGIFIGGILYARMGMKRSVLFSLILMGVSNFSFAALAALGKSNWGMAGAIGFENIASGIGGVTVVAYFSALCDLRFTAAQYALISAAASIVGRFLTGTTAGTLIERFGYVDFYLLTTALAMPGILLFWLMMRAGLIDASVGTAATTDPGDQPAA, from the coding sequence ATGACAGACGCCATAGAGGGCCGCAGCCGCTGGCTCGACGCCGTGAAACCCTATGTGGAAAAGGGGCCATTGGCGGCTTTCTTCCTGGGCGTATCGTCGGGCTTTCCTTACGCGATGATCGGCGCGACGCTGACCACTCGGCTGGCGCAGGACGGCATCGACAAGAAAGCCGTGACCGCTTTCACCTTGGCGTTCCTCGTCTATAATCTCAAATGGCTCTGGGCCTGGGTCGTGGACGGCGTGCGCCTGCCGGTCATTGGCCGATTGGGGCAGCGCGTATCCTGGCTGCTGCTTGCTGGCGTGCTGGTCATGGCGGCGGTCGCCAATCTTGCGCTGGTTGATCCGACATCCAGCCTGCTCCAGACCGCCTATGCCGCCATCCTGGTCGGCGCGGCCGGCGCGACCTATGACATCGTCATCGACGCCTATCGGATCGAAACGCTGAAGCCCGAACAACTGGGTGTCGGATCGGGCATGTCGCAATATGGCTGGCGCATCGGATCGGTGGCGGCCGGCTCTCTGGCGCTGATCCTGGCCGCCCGGATCGGCTGGCAGGGCGCCTATCTCGCTTGCGCCGCCTTTGCGTTGCCGGCGATGCTGACCGGCCTTGTCCTTGGCGAACCGGAACGGCATCGCGATCCTGTCGTCCGCCGCGGCATGGGGGAGGTGATGGCGTCGATCACCGGGCCGCTACTTGAGTTTTTCCGGCGAAAGGGTGCGTTTCTCGTCCTGCTCTTCATCCTGCTGCACAAGATCGGTGACACGCTGGCGAACCTGACCTTTCGCCTGCTGTTCGACGATATGGGCTACAGCAACGACGAAATCGTCATCTACGACGTCGGCATCGGTTTCTGGGCCTATCTGATCGGCATCTTCATCGGCGGCATCCTTTATGCCCGCATGGGCATGAAGCGATCCGTGCTGTTCAGCCTGATCCTGATGGGCGTGTCCAATTTCAGCTTCGCCGCGCTTGCCGCGCTGGGAAAGAGCAACTGGGGCATGGCCGGGGCGATCGGGTTCGAAAATATCGCCAGCGGAATCGGGGGCGTTACCGTCGTCGCCTATTTCTCGGCGCTGTGCGACCTGCGCTTCACCGCCGCGCAATATGCGCTGATTTCGGCTGCGGCCAGCATCGTCGGGCGTTTCCTGACCGGCACGACCGCAGGCACCCTGATCGAGCGGTTCGGCTATGTCGATTTCTATCTGCTGACGACCGCGCTCGCCATGCCGGGCATCCTGCTCTTCTGGCTGATGATGCGCGCCGGCCTGATCGACGCCAGCGTCGGCACCGCAGCGACGACCGATCCGGGGGATCAGCCCGCCGCGTAA
- a CDS encoding response regulator, protein MFFGLLKEAGARLSRRKAIRTVLVVEDEALVAFDNEHALAQAGYRIAATVDDHDHAVRVMDGGGVDLVIADVALHGEKTGIDVARHAAALGLPVLFVTGRCPIEAQALAVGCLAKPYAPRDLIAAIGVIDASLRGARRRKLPPGLSLFLPAD, encoded by the coding sequence ATGTTTTTCGGGCTTCTGAAAGAGGCAGGCGCGCGCCTGTCGCGCCGCAAGGCGATCCGCACCGTGCTGGTGGTGGAGGATGAGGCGCTCGTCGCCTTCGACAATGAACATGCGCTGGCGCAGGCGGGCTATCGCATCGCGGCGACTGTGGACGATCACGATCATGCCGTGCGGGTTATGGATGGCGGCGGCGTCGACCTGGTGATCGCTGACGTAGCCTTGCATGGCGAGAAAACGGGCATCGACGTCGCCCGTCACGCTGCCGCGCTGGGCTTGCCTGTCCTGTTCGTCACCGGGCGCTGCCCGATCGAGGCGCAGGCGCTGGCGGTCGGCTGCCTTGCCAAACCCTACGCCCCGCGCGACCTGATCGCGGCGATCGGCGTCATCGACGCGTCGCTGCGCGGCGCGAGGCGGCGCAAGCTGCCGCCGGGCCTCAGCCTGTTCCTGCCCGCGGACTGA
- a CDS encoding pseudouridine synthase, protein MPRDASDKPRVARSEGDRSDRPRTERARPDRARPDRARGDAPRFAAKSYPPRKPRGIGPTPTSNPHPARAAAASDGKGEPQRIAKLLARAGVASRREIERMIEEGRVSKDGVVIDTPATLLTSLHGVTVDEVAIAAPAPMRLFLFHKPAGFLTTEHDPAGRPTIYDRLPADLPRLMPIGRLDMNTEGLLLMTTDGGFKREMELPATGVPRTYRARAFGEVSQQQLEDLFDGLEIDGIRYGAIEANLERRTGRNQWIEMTLTEGKNREVRRVLEHLDLKVNRLIRTSYGPFYLGDLPVGAVEEVRQNDLELFRKSLKDVK, encoded by the coding sequence GTGCCACGGGATGCCAGCGACAAGCCGCGCGTAGCCCGCAGCGAAGGCGATCGGAGCGATCGCCCCCGCACGGAGCGCGCCCGGCCTGATCGTGCCCGGCCCGATCGGGCGCGGGGCGACGCGCCCCGGTTCGCGGCCAAATCCTATCCGCCGCGCAAGCCCAGGGGCATAGGGCCGACCCCGACCAGCAATCCGCACCCGGCCCGCGCCGCCGCGGCGAGCGACGGCAAGGGCGAGCCGCAGCGCATCGCCAAGTTGCTGGCCCGCGCCGGGGTCGCATCCCGCCGGGAGATCGAGCGGATGATTGAGGAAGGCCGCGTCTCCAAGGATGGCGTGGTGATCGATACGCCCGCGACGCTGCTGACGTCGCTGCATGGCGTGACCGTCGATGAGGTGGCGATCGCCGCGCCCGCGCCGATGCGCCTGTTCCTGTTCCACAAGCCGGCGGGTTTCCTGACGACCGAGCACGATCCGGCGGGGCGACCGACCATATATGACCGGCTGCCCGCGGACCTGCCGCGGTTGATGCCGATCGGGCGGCTGGACATGAATACCGAAGGCCTGTTGCTGATGACCACCGATGGCGGTTTCAAGCGCGAGATGGAATTGCCCGCGACCGGCGTCCCGCGCACCTATCGCGCCCGCGCCTTTGGCGAGGTGAGCCAGCAGCAGTTGGAGGATCTGTTCGACGGGCTGGAGATTGACGGCATCCGCTATGGCGCGATCGAAGCCAATCTGGAGCGGCGCACCGGGCGCAACCAGTGGATCGAAATGACCCTGACCGAAGGCAAGAACCGGGAGGTGCGCCGCGTGCTCGAACATCTGGACCTGAAGGTCAACCGACTGATCCGCACCAGCTATGGCCCCTTCTATCTGGGCGACCTGCCGGTCGGCGCGGTGGAGGAGGTGCGGCAGAATGACCTGGAGCTGTTCCGCAAGAGCCTGAAGGACGTGAAATGA